From Streptomyces sp. NBC_00775, one genomic window encodes:
- a CDS encoding alpha/beta hydrolase, whose protein sequence is MQPTFVLVHSPSVGPSTWHPVAEHLTAAGHRVRVPSLLHIGAGAPPFWPRIVNAVRDDLRQVSAGSPVTLVAHSNAGLFLPAIRSGLDHPVTSSVFVDAALPALIGPTPVASPELLEFLGPMAVNGRLPRWTDWWDEADVAPMFSDPMVRQTVIEEQPTLPLSYYEQHIPVPDGWDDHPCSYLLFGPPYDDPAAEARERGWRVAHLPGAHLHQIIDPAGTARHLVELATAT, encoded by the coding sequence ATGCAGCCGACCTTCGTTCTCGTGCACAGTCCGTCCGTAGGTCCCTCGACCTGGCACCCGGTGGCCGAACACTTGACGGCGGCGGGACACCGCGTACGGGTGCCGTCCCTGCTGCACATAGGCGCCGGTGCTCCGCCATTCTGGCCCCGCATCGTCAATGCCGTCCGCGACGACCTCCGGCAGGTCTCGGCCGGCAGTCCCGTCACCTTGGTGGCCCACAGCAACGCAGGCTTGTTTCTCCCGGCGATTCGCTCGGGCCTCGACCATCCGGTGACCAGCTCGGTCTTTGTCGATGCCGCGCTGCCGGCCCTGATCGGACCAACCCCTGTTGCCTCACCCGAGTTGCTGGAGTTCCTCGGCCCGATGGCTGTGAACGGCAGGCTGCCACGCTGGACCGACTGGTGGGACGAGGCAGACGTCGCACCCATGTTCTCTGATCCGATGGTGCGACAGACAGTCATTGAGGAGCAGCCCACCCTGCCGCTGTCCTACTACGAGCAGCACATCCCGGTCCCCGACGGATGGGACGACCATCCCTGCTCCTACCTGCTGTTCGGCCCTCCGTATGACGACCCTGCCGCCGAGGCACGCGAACGCGGCTGGCGCGTGGCACACCTGCCCGGCGCGCACCTCCATCAGATCATCGATCCTGCCGGCACAGCCCGGCATCTCGTCGAACTCGCCACTGCGACTTGA
- a CDS encoding alpha/beta hydrolase, with protein MHSVQFTAETSSNGVLERDFTVGELPGVLWSPASGADRAPLVLMGHGGGTHKKAPAMTGRAHLLVTGCGFHVACIDAPGHGDRPRTAHDEQEIAVMQRAMAAGEPVGPIVVRYNAHLAERAVPEWQATLDALQELPEIGTDGPVGYFGLNMGTAIGVPLTAIEPRITAAVFGLFWPDPLAETAKRITIPIQFALQWDDEHIPRQSGLALFDAFASKDKTLHANAGRHKELPRFEADSAVRFFARHLGRAVTSPA; from the coding sequence ATGCATTCTGTGCAGTTCACTGCGGAGACATCGTCGAACGGTGTCCTCGAACGAGACTTCACCGTGGGCGAGCTCCCCGGCGTGCTCTGGTCACCCGCATCCGGCGCCGATCGCGCGCCCCTGGTGCTGATGGGCCACGGCGGCGGCACGCACAAAAAGGCACCGGCGATGACGGGCCGTGCACACCTCCTCGTGACCGGCTGCGGCTTCCACGTCGCCTGCATCGACGCGCCCGGGCACGGCGACCGGCCGCGCACAGCGCACGACGAGCAGGAGATCGCCGTGATGCAGCGGGCGATGGCGGCGGGTGAGCCGGTCGGCCCGATCGTCGTCCGCTACAACGCCCACCTGGCAGAGCGCGCCGTGCCCGAGTGGCAGGCGACCCTGGACGCCCTCCAGGAACTGCCGGAGATCGGCACCGATGGGCCGGTCGGCTACTTCGGCCTGAACATGGGCACCGCGATCGGAGTGCCGTTGACGGCGATCGAACCCAGGATCACCGCCGCGGTCTTCGGTCTCTTCTGGCCCGATCCCCTGGCCGAAACGGCGAAGCGGATCACCATCCCGATCCAGTTCGCGCTCCAGTGGGACGACGAGCACATCCCGCGCCAGTCCGGTCTCGCGTTGTTCGACGCCTTCGCCTCGAAGGACAAGACGTTGCACGCCAACGCTGGCCGGCACAAGGAACTGCCCAGGTTCGAGGCCGACAGCGCGGTCCGGTTCTTCGCCCGGCACCTCGGCCGAGCGGTCACCTCGCCGGCCTGA
- a CDS encoding cytochrome P450 gives MDTEASLGSLPYVPGTGRPVPEAEPGVVERWRSGGGELVELLFQVRERVGGIAAFRLGPAPTVLVTDPQAVQHVLARHPERYVKRSHRARVLIGDGVLAATGTAWKRQRRLLQSQFTGTGMRRYEQRITEAARTTAGRWDGYARTGQTLDVGRELRRFALDAIWRSLTGHPLDEGTERELAAVAAVATALPTLPADVTDAQDAVAADLARIDAVAQHAIEAARSGAAGPDGPGLLHVLIDAATERPEYTDRLIRDELVTLLVAGHETTATTLTWLYLLLDRHPAAREEALAVGGEGSAQRRQAIQALVHETLRLYPSAWILPRHATEDDTLAGYAVKAGTDILVCPYLTHRDPELWPDPEDFDPRRFITPDGRPTHPGAYFPFGIGPRACLGLQFALRESTVLLEHLLPVHTLAFHSTPTKAVYGITVRPDGPTPATLAPPLT, from the coding sequence ATGGACACCGAAGCCAGTCTCGGCTCCCTTCCGTACGTTCCCGGAACGGGGCGGCCGGTTCCCGAAGCCGAGCCTGGAGTCGTGGAGCGGTGGCGATCAGGGGGAGGCGAACTGGTTGAACTGCTGTTCCAGGTGCGCGAGCGGGTCGGCGGCATCGCCGCGTTCCGCCTCGGGCCGGCCCCCACCGTTCTCGTCACCGACCCGCAGGCGGTCCAGCACGTACTCGCCCGGCACCCGGAGCGGTACGTCAAGCGCTCCCACCGTGCCCGTGTGCTGATCGGCGACGGCGTCCTCGCCGCCACCGGTACGGCGTGGAAGCGGCAACGCCGCTTGCTGCAGTCCCAGTTCACCGGTACCGGCATGCGCCGCTACGAGCAGCGGATCACCGAGGCTGCCCGGACCACCGCCGGGCGCTGGGACGGGTACGCCCGTACCGGGCAAACCCTCGATGTCGGGCGGGAGTTGCGCCGCTTCGCCCTGGACGCCATTTGGCGTTCCCTGACCGGGCACCCTCTCGACGAAGGGACCGAGCGCGAACTGGCCGCCGTGGCAGCCGTGGCGACCGCCCTACCGACTCTGCCCGCCGATGTCACCGACGCCCAGGACGCCGTTGCCGCCGATCTCGCCCGGATCGATGCGGTCGCCCAGCACGCCATCGAGGCCGCCCGCAGCGGGGCGGCCGGCCCCGACGGCCCCGGCCTGCTGCACGTCCTGATCGACGCCGCCACTGAGCGCCCCGAGTACACCGACCGGCTGATCCGCGACGAGCTGGTCACGTTGCTCGTGGCTGGGCACGAGACCACCGCCACCACCCTGACCTGGCTCTACCTGCTCCTCGACCGGCACCCCGCCGCACGCGAAGAAGCTCTTGCCGTCGGCGGCGAAGGCTCAGCGCAACGCCGCCAGGCCATCCAGGCGCTGGTCCACGAGACGCTCCGGCTCTACCCGTCCGCCTGGATCCTGCCCCGCCACGCCACCGAGGACGACACCCTTGCCGGCTACGCCGTCAAGGCGGGCACCGACATCCTGGTCTGCCCGTACCTCACGCACCGCGATCCCGAACTGTGGCCAGACCCGGAGGACTTCGACCCCCGGCGCTTCATCACCCCGGACGGCCGGCCCACTCACCCGGGCGCCTATTTCCCCTTCGGTATCGGTCCCCGCGCCTGCCTCGGTCTGCAATTCGCGCTCCGCGAATCGACGGTCCTGCTCGAACATCTGCTGCCGGTCCACACGTTGGCCTTCCACTCCACCCCGACGAAGGCGGTGTACGGCATCACCGTCCGCCCCGACGGGCCCACCCCCGCAACCCTGGCACCGCCACTCACCTGA
- a CDS encoding DUF1996 domain-containing protein, whose translation MRRNTRRRPTGARRATFAAAALILGGGGLVAVNVYASATEGSSSGAPSQQGNPTGSNQTKAWGAATIDCPDVGSQLTEVPQQARADTDKQLALLDEQISEAYARLASTQQAQAEDANFVQNSILGPLNEKRGAVIERIKAGFKGAGAEAPNSLDGLASCTAVPADPAQNNAGGQSDNGQQQNNNGDQNNGQQGGNANGVSSPVAADFVDITTVQPNVQPKPRSGGDASTGTFTSSCGVNANKKFNTDNVIVAPGVANGAHHLHDYVGNQSNDGFASNDDLANASTTCQNQGDKSTYYWPVVRLQDGTQEFDADKNGGGLEGNVGKVLQAKQAQIEFIGNPQSKVVEMPTFLRIITGDAKAFINGTANANAHWSCTGFEDKVQLTDKYPICPQNSSVVRTFAFQSCWDGQNIDSANHRAHVAFTDADGNCSGGFKAIPQLTMRLVYDVPAPTIENGQVKNPYAVDGFPEQLHKAITDHDDFINVFDASLMREMVDCINSGRQCGDGAGGGDDGDGAGSSGGGGAGDDGGGGSGTAEPSQDEPTPSPDASSGGDEATDPGTPAGTQTPPPPTSTRGTEPAGGGSATGDGGVVPKADTKPSAAGSDAAATPQDGTDDDHSSESSHPGQTPASGVDAPSAQATAQSTSQAQTEPQAVTGDLANTGTNLWPAAAGGILVIAGLVLLRRIRRGSV comes from the coding sequence GTGAGACGCAACACACGCAGACGGCCCACGGGTGCGCGTCGTGCGACATTTGCCGCAGCCGCGCTGATATTGGGCGGAGGTGGGCTGGTAGCGGTCAACGTCTACGCTTCAGCGACGGAAGGCAGCTCGAGCGGCGCGCCCAGCCAGCAGGGGAACCCAACTGGCAGTAACCAGACCAAGGCATGGGGAGCCGCCACAATCGACTGCCCGGACGTGGGCAGCCAACTCACGGAGGTTCCGCAGCAAGCGAGGGCGGACACCGACAAGCAACTCGCCCTCCTCGACGAGCAGATCTCCGAAGCGTATGCCCGACTGGCCTCGACGCAGCAGGCACAGGCGGAGGATGCGAACTTCGTGCAGAACTCGATCCTCGGCCCGCTGAACGAGAAGCGGGGCGCGGTCATCGAGCGCATCAAAGCCGGCTTCAAGGGCGCGGGCGCCGAGGCGCCGAATTCGCTCGACGGTCTCGCCTCTTGCACCGCGGTCCCCGCCGACCCGGCCCAGAACAACGCAGGTGGCCAGAGCGACAACGGCCAGCAGCAGAACAACAACGGCGATCAGAACAACGGGCAGCAGGGCGGCAACGCGAACGGTGTCAGCAGTCCCGTCGCCGCGGACTTCGTGGACATCACGACAGTTCAGCCGAACGTGCAGCCGAAGCCGCGCAGCGGCGGCGACGCCTCGACCGGCACGTTCACCAGTTCGTGTGGTGTGAACGCCAACAAGAAGTTCAACACCGACAACGTGATCGTGGCGCCCGGTGTCGCCAACGGCGCCCACCACCTGCACGACTACGTCGGCAACCAGTCGAACGACGGGTTCGCCAGCAACGACGATCTCGCCAACGCCTCGACCACGTGCCAGAACCAGGGCGACAAGTCCACGTACTACTGGCCGGTGGTCCGGCTGCAGGACGGTACGCAGGAGTTCGACGCCGACAAGAACGGTGGCGGCCTGGAGGGCAACGTCGGGAAGGTCCTGCAGGCAAAGCAGGCGCAGATCGAGTTCATCGGCAACCCGCAGAGCAAGGTCGTCGAGATGCCGACGTTCCTGCGCATCATCACCGGCGACGCGAAGGCGTTCATCAACGGCACCGCGAACGCCAACGCCCACTGGAGCTGCACCGGCTTCGAGGACAAGGTGCAGTTGACGGACAAGTACCCGATCTGTCCCCAGAACAGCAGCGTGGTACGGACGTTCGCCTTCCAGAGTTGCTGGGACGGTCAGAACATCGACAGCGCCAACCACCGCGCGCACGTTGCCTTCACCGACGCCGACGGCAACTGCTCAGGCGGCTTCAAGGCGATTCCGCAGCTGACCATGCGGCTGGTCTACGACGTACCGGCGCCGACCATCGAGAACGGCCAAGTGAAGAACCCGTACGCCGTGGACGGGTTCCCCGAGCAGCTGCACAAGGCGATCACCGACCACGACGACTTCATCAACGTCTTCGACGCGTCCCTCATGCGGGAGATGGTGGACTGCATCAACTCCGGCCGCCAGTGCGGCGACGGTGCAGGCGGTGGCGACGACGGTGACGGTGCGGGCAGCAGTGGCGGTGGCGGTGCAGGCGACGATGGCGGTGGCGGTTCTGGCACGGCTGAGCCGTCGCAGGACGAGCCGACACCGAGTCCTGACGCCTCGTCCGGTGGCGACGAAGCGACGGACCCCGGCACCCCCGCGGGCACGCAGACTCCGCCGCCCCCGACCAGCACGCGGGGCACCGAACCGGCAGGCGGCGGCTCGGCCACCGGCGACGGTGGTGTGGTACCCAAGGCGGACACGAAGCCCTCGGCCGCAGGAAGCGACGCGGCCGCCACACCGCAGGATGGCACGGACGACGACCACAGCAGCGAATCGTCCCACCCCGGGCAGACGCCGGCCTCAGGTGTAGATGCTCCGTCCGCGCAGGCGACGGCGCAGAGCACGTCGCAGGCGCAGACCGAACCGCAAGCGGTTACGGGCGATCTGGCCAACACCGGCACGAACCTGTGGCCGGCCGCGGCCGGAGGGATTCTCGTGATCGCGGGCTTGGTGCTGCTGCGCCGTATCAGACGCGGCTCCGTGTGA
- a CDS encoding pentapeptide repeat-containing protein, with protein MGEPDHGRRPWRERPGGRRAVAALLGAVGLAVLGTVFVVLPGVVVDHDLAGAVVTPQDRLKAVNDVRTTLLQVVGGLVVLFGAYATWRQLRVSQDGLRATQEGYVTDRFSRAVDQLGSDKLDVRVGGLHALWRVAEQSARDREAVISIQAAYLRTHLPWPPTGPEAPAADVPINDIAPLEARAADSQVALTGLGVLCQHREQSWVNLSATDLRRADCDGLWLPEVNLDRSCMEAAGLYHANLTQASLVSVNLRHADLKTAILRRARCALADLRGARLAETDLRDSDFTGADLREANLRKANARGAIFRRADLRLADLRGTDLSTADLLQARLTGARASAHTRWPADFDHAAAGVVVTEDPGPEPPPLLQPPGITAQHPPLQSMP; from the coding sequence ATGGGGGAACCGGACCACGGCCGTCGGCCGTGGCGCGAGCGGCCGGGCGGTCGTCGTGCGGTCGCGGCACTGCTCGGGGCGGTGGGACTGGCCGTTCTGGGAACCGTGTTCGTCGTTCTGCCGGGTGTGGTGGTCGACCACGATCTCGCCGGGGCCGTCGTCACGCCGCAGGATCGACTGAAGGCCGTGAACGACGTCCGGACCACTCTCCTGCAGGTGGTCGGCGGCCTGGTGGTGCTCTTCGGCGCCTATGCCACCTGGCGGCAACTTCGGGTCAGCCAGGATGGCTTGCGTGCTACCCAGGAGGGCTACGTCACCGACCGGTTCAGCCGGGCCGTCGATCAGCTCGGCAGCGACAAACTGGATGTGCGCGTCGGCGGGCTCCACGCGCTGTGGCGGGTCGCGGAGCAGTCCGCTCGTGACCGCGAGGCCGTCATCTCCATCCAGGCCGCGTATCTGCGGACGCACCTGCCCTGGCCGCCCACCGGGCCGGAGGCGCCGGCGGCGGACGTGCCCATCAACGACATTGCACCGTTGGAGGCCCGCGCCGCCGACTCGCAGGTGGCGCTGACCGGCCTCGGCGTGCTGTGCCAGCACCGGGAGCAGTCCTGGGTCAATCTCAGCGCCACCGACTTGCGACGGGCCGACTGCGACGGGCTGTGGCTGCCCGAGGTCAATCTCGACCGCTCCTGCATGGAGGCAGCGGGCCTGTACCACGCCAACCTGACCCAGGCGTCCCTGGTCTCGGTCAACCTGCGGCACGCCGACCTCAAGACCGCGATCCTCCGCCGGGCCCGCTGTGCACTGGCCGACCTGCGCGGTGCGCGGCTGGCCGAGACGGACCTGCGGGACTCCGACTTCACCGGGGCCGATCTGCGCGAGGCGAACCTCCGCAAGGCAAACGCGCGCGGTGCGATATTCCGCCGGGCCGACCTGCGCCTGGCCGACCTGCGCGGCACCGACTTGAGCACGGCCGACCTTCTCCAGGCGCGCCTGACCGGCGCCCGGGCCAGCGCTCACACTCGCTGGCCCGCCGACTTCGACCATGCGGCCGCCGGCGTCGTCGTCACCGAGGACCCCGGCCCTGAGCCCCCGCCGCTGCTCCAGCCGCCGGGGATAACGGCGCAGCACCCCCCGCTGCAATCCATGCCGTGA